A region of Natribaculum luteum DNA encodes the following proteins:
- a CDS encoding DUF429 domain-containing protein, with product MSKYIGVDWASNGWFAFCLTDRDDANMDFYPSIYNLWHHQRDADRLLIDIPIGLSSNGKRACDIEAKQALGSKRGNSVFYTPIREGVEAQNIKEAKQAQKALDFSVQNQAWAIVPRIQEVDEFFEMFAGKIGDTDIRETHPEICFWALNDGEPMTHGKKTEEGIEERLGLLSNHLTDARGLYEEAVETFTEPEWAPVIGKSGRDDILDAMVAALTARECGENPPRLPKESSPEYDDVRGREMEIIFWPNID from the coding sequence ATGAGCAAATACATCGGTGTTGACTGGGCTTCTAATGGTTGGTTTGCTTTCTGTCTAACTGATAGAGACGACGCTAATATGGACTTCTATCCCTCGATATACAACCTTTGGCACCATCAGCGTGATGCGGATAGGCTACTCATCGATATCCCAATTGGGCTGAGTTCAAATGGAAAAAGAGCGTGCGACATCGAAGCAAAACAAGCTCTCGGCTCAAAAAGAGGGAATAGCGTCTTCTACACACCCATACGCGAAGGTGTCGAAGCTCAGAACATCAAAGAGGCAAAACAGGCCCAGAAAGCCCTAGATTTCAGCGTACAAAACCAGGCGTGGGCTATCGTTCCTCGAATCCAAGAAGTCGACGAGTTCTTTGAGATGTTCGCGGGAAAAATAGGGGATACCGATATCAGGGAAACACACCCCGAGATTTGTTTTTGGGCTCTCAACGATGGAGAACCCATGACGCACGGGAAGAAGACAGAGGAAGGAATCGAAGAGCGACTCGGCTTACTCTCGAACCATCTTACTGATGCCCGTGGTCTCTATGAGGAAGCTGTGGAGACATTCACAGAGCCTGAGTGGGCTCCGGTAATCGGGAAGAGTGGACGAGACGATATTTTAGATGCGATGGTCGCAGCACTCACCGCCAGAGAATGCGGGGAGAATCCACCACGGCTTCCGAAAGAATCCAGCCCAGAATACGATGACGTTCGGGGAAGAGAGATGGAGATTATATTCTGGCCCAATATCGATTAG